Proteins encoded by one window of Polaribacter haliotis:
- a CDS encoding T9SS type A sorting domain-containing protein, with product MKKTIHKFSFCLILFFCFQINGQTLDYKNEASKENSNFFEIVKKTRKQFSNKKKSTNKAASRLEKKYRKQFERWVYIWKDRVNPDGTFPKNQVNKEEYLNVLLSKSNAQAKSTSASTTKPWVQIGPTAIVNKNGNLDYPGPGRVDVVAVDPNNSNIMYVGTPSGGLWKTINGGTSWTPKTDDLAGMGVTDILIDPTTTSTLYMATGDRDSSYISSIGLFKSTDAGETWTLLEETDVASKFSFSLSDNEYIRDIAFGRNPNGTINPSTIFALTNDQIRRSTDSGANWSNMAVDYGGFTYSAKFQSIVFDPNDGNKVVVSDFFGGLYYSTNGGDNFKVHPAFPGGNNQAILRITATPADNDYFYGINQAGIFEKYRFAFTDTSVDLDASKTIVGFNSQDGYIQCIAVSSTNANNLMVGGVQGWRSNDNGLTFSNALNAYDNPPFSAGQIHVHADHHFLLYTDDNHVINGNDAGLRMGLAVPNSDADFPDKSSGLIITQVYNIAITQGLNGDDYMMANQDNDGFSKIEKDGTRQWVAAVAGDGTGTAIDINDPEIRYLGGTSGQLSRTDDGYASGYASAIKILKEDKTNAAFISPIALHPTDPNIVYVGHGDVKKTTNKGGTTDLEEYPMDPNSFTALSSSLTQTSFLDVSLNSSSVRIFAIGELGGNITLRRSIDDGANWTTITNIDANPSAMPVELGLTFNSVYAVPNTDVVYATVSSYTDAKKIYKSIDNGNTWTNISGNMPNIIMKKIILDPNKSNETIYVATELGLYFTDDTTTPTSTNWTKLGTGLPNVIVTDIKVSKNNGNVYIGTFGRGMWVYNDQKYFDNTIPANVFWSDTSSWEGETLPTITDDVFIKAAEEVYIDSNGAVAKSIEIADTGLLYIEKNADLTIEENFDSTSANSVTNIYSDTGESGVLIVKGTSTGKVTYARGGILSGIPMAEKWNLISSPVIGQTVKSFATNAGNEIRTKGTSPVKYAIGKYNDANVIAETKWEYFDENVDAAVVFEKGIGYTISRDMNGPVSFTGTLQTSSFNVDAAHDKWVAVGNPFTAYYPANKVGSGNFIQENDAKLADGTIRVWQDSQNKYVTYTNLPSTLITKILAPGQGFFIKMKATGTDEMVTFNNEKRGTKTSFTGDNTFNKSSNTTPFIKIYVSKGNLKVNTDVIFSENATIGFDENQDIVNFGYSEFDLTTRLLDNSSDKFYTIQSIPKDNYENQIIALNLVGKENEVITFSSFNNNLPDGLKVFLEDKETSNFYELSETEKHTLTLSKNASGFGRFSIRFSRKALSVNDTNIADIKIYNQNNFLQIKGIDSGSIKIDLFDINGKMLFNQKQSVDKFSPIDLNSFSKGVYLVKVTSEKKSATKKIIIN from the coding sequence ATGAAAAAAACAATACACAAATTTAGTTTTTGCTTAATTTTATTTTTTTGTTTCCAAATAAATGGACAAACATTAGATTATAAAAACGAAGCATCAAAAGAGAATAGCAATTTCTTTGAAATTGTAAAGAAAACTAGGAAACAGTTTTCTAATAAAAAAAAATCAACAAATAAAGCAGCGTCTCGATTAGAAAAAAAATATAGAAAGCAATTTGAACGTTGGGTATATATTTGGAAAGACAGGGTTAACCCAGATGGAACTTTTCCGAAAAACCAAGTTAATAAAGAAGAATATTTAAATGTTCTTTTAAGTAAATCTAATGCACAAGCTAAAAGTACAAGTGCATCTACAACAAAACCTTGGGTACAAATAGGACCAACTGCAATTGTAAACAAAAATGGTAATTTAGATTACCCAGGTCCTGGTAGAGTAGATGTTGTTGCTGTAGATCCAAATAATTCTAATATCATGTATGTAGGAACTCCTTCTGGTGGTTTATGGAAAACTATAAATGGAGGAACAAGTTGGACACCAAAAACGGATGATCTTGCTGGTATGGGTGTTACCGATATTTTAATAGATCCAACCACTACAAGTACTCTTTATATGGCTACTGGAGATAGAGATAGTTCTTACATTAGTTCTATTGGTTTATTTAAATCGACAGATGCTGGTGAAACTTGGACATTATTAGAAGAAACAGATGTAGCATCAAAGTTTTCTTTTTCTTTGTCTGATAATGAATATATCAGAGACATTGCATTTGGACGAAATCCTAATGGAACAATAAATCCATCAACAATATTCGCTCTAACAAATGATCAAATAAGAAGATCTACAGATAGTGGGGCTAATTGGAGTAATATGGCAGTTGACTATGGTGGTTTTACTTATAGTGCCAAATTTCAATCAATAGTTTTTGATCCTAATGACGGAAATAAAGTAGTGGTTTCAGATTTTTTTGGTGGTTTATATTATTCGACAAATGGTGGAGATAACTTTAAAGTCCATCCTGCTTTCCCAGGAGGAAATAATCAAGCAATTTTAAGAATTACAGCTACACCTGCAGATAATGATTACTTTTATGGAATAAATCAAGCTGGTATTTTTGAAAAATATCGTTTTGCATTTACTGATACTTCAGTAGATTTAGATGCTTCTAAAACTATAGTAGGCTTTAATTCTCAAGATGGATATATACAATGTATAGCAGTTTCTTCAACAAATGCAAATAATTTAATGGTGGGTGGTGTACAAGGTTGGAGGTCTAATGATAATGGACTTACTTTTTCTAATGCTTTAAATGCCTATGATAACCCTCCTTTTTCTGCAGGTCAAATTCACGTACATGCAGACCATCACTTTTTATTATATACAGATGATAATCATGTTATTAACGGAAATGATGCAGGTCTTAGAATGGGACTTGCTGTACCAAATTCAGATGCAGATTTTCCAGATAAATCTAGTGGTTTAATTATTACGCAAGTTTATAATATTGCTATTACACAAGGTTTAAATGGTGATGATTATATGATGGCAAACCAAGACAATGATGGTTTTTCTAAAATAGAAAAAGATGGTACTAGACAATGGGTTGCTGCAGTAGCAGGAGATGGAACTGGAACTGCAATAGATATTAATGACCCTGAGATTAGATATTTAGGAGGTACAAGTGGTCAGTTAAGTAGAACTGATGATGGTTATGCAAGTGGTTATGCTTCTGCTATAAAAATTCTTAAAGAAGACAAAACAAACGCAGCATTTATTTCTCCAATAGCTTTGCATCCAACAGATCCTAATATAGTTTATGTAGGTCATGGAGACGTAAAAAAAACAACAAATAAAGGAGGTACTACTGATCTTGAAGAATATCCGATGGATCCTAATAGTTTTACAGCACTTAGTTCTAGTTTAACACAAACTTCTTTCTTAGATGTTTCTTTAAACAGTTCTTCAGTTAGAATATTTGCAATAGGTGAACTAGGTGGTAATATTACATTAAGAAGAAGTATTGATGATGGTGCAAATTGGACAACCATTACTAATATAGATGCAAACCCTTCAGCAATGCCAGTTGAACTAGGGTTAACTTTTAATAGCGTTTATGCAGTACCAAATACAGATGTAGTTTACGCAACAGTATCTAGTTATACAGATGCAAAAAAAATATATAAAAGTATAGATAATGGAAATACTTGGACTAACATTAGTGGTAATATGCCAAATATTATCATGAAAAAAATAATTTTAGATCCAAATAAAAGTAATGAAACAATTTATGTTGCAACAGAATTAGGATTGTATTTTACAGATGATACAACAACACCAACTTCAACAAATTGGACCAAATTAGGAACAGGTTTACCAAACGTTATTGTTACAGACATTAAAGTGAGTAAAAATAACGGAAACGTTTATATTGGTACTTTTGGTAGAGGAATGTGGGTATATAATGATCAAAAATATTTTGATAATACTATTCCTGCAAATGTTTTTTGGTCAGATACTTCTAGTTGGGAAGGAGAAACTTTGCCTACAATAACAGATGATGTTTTTATAAAAGCAGCTGAAGAAGTGTATATAGATTCTAATGGTGCAGTTGCAAAGTCTATAGAAATTGCAGATACTGGTCTTTTATATATTGAAAAAAATGCAGATTTAACTATTGAAGAGAATTTTGATTCAACTTCCGCTAACAGTGTTACAAACATATATTCAGATACAGGTGAAAGTGGTGTATTAATAGTAAAAGGAACTAGTACAGGTAAAGTAACTTACGCAAGAGGTGGTATTTTATCTGGAATTCCAATGGCAGAAAAATGGAACTTAATATCATCTCCAGTTATTGGTCAAACAGTAAAAAGTTTTGCTACAAACGCAGGTAATGAAATCAGAACAAAAGGAACTTCACCTGTAAAATACGCAATTGGTAAGTACAATGATGCTAATGTAATAGCTGAAACTAAATGGGAATATTTCGATGAAAATGTTGATGCTGCAGTAGTATTTGAAAAAGGTATTGGGTATACAATATCTAGAGATATGAATGGTCCAGTTTCTTTTACAGGAACACTACAAACAAGTTCTTTTAATGTAGATGCAGCACATGATAAATGGGTTGCAGTTGGTAATCCTTTTACAGCATATTATCCCGCAAATAAAGTTGGTTCTGGAAACTTTATACAAGAAAATGATGCTAAACTCGCAGATGGTACTATACGTGTTTGGCAAGACAGCCAAAATAAATATGTAACATATACAAATTTACCATCTACCTTAATTACTAAAATACTGGCTCCTGGACAAGGATTTTTTATAAAAATGAAAGCTACAGGAACAGATGAAATGGTTACATTTAATAATGAAAAACGAGGAACAAAAACTTCTTTTACAGGAGATAATACTTTTAATAAAAGTTCTAATACAACACCTTTTATAAAAATATATGTTTCAAAAGGGAACTTAAAAGTAAATACGGATGTTATTTTTTCCGAAAACGCAACTATAGGATTTGACGAAAATCAAGATATTGTAAATTTTGGCTATTCAGAATTCGATTTAACTACGAGGCTATTAGATAATTCTTCAGATAAATTCTACACAATTCAGTCGATACCTAAAGATAATTACGAGAATCAAATAATTGCTTTAAATCTTGTAGGAAAAGAAAATGAAGTAATTACTTTTTCGTCATTTAATAATAATTTGCCTGATGGTTTAAAAGTCTTTTTAGAAGATAAAGAGACAAGTAATTTTTATGAATTGAGTGAAACAGAAAAACACACTTTAACATTAAGTAAAAATGCAAGTGGTTTTGGACGCTTCAGTATTCGTTTTTCTAGAAAAGCTTTAAGTGTAAATGATACTAATATAGCAGATATTAAGATTTACAACCAGAATAATTTCTTACAAATAAAAGGAATAGATTCTGGATCAATTAAAATTGATTTATTTGACATCAATGGAAAAATGTTATTCAATCAAAAACAGTCTGTAGATAAGTTTAGTCCTATCGATTTAAATAGTTTTTCAAAAGGAGTTTATCTTGTAAAAGTTACTTCAGAAAAGAAATCAGCTACCAAGAAAATAATAATAAATTAA
- a CDS encoding T9SS type A sorting domain-containing protein, protein MKKILFISITLFSTISLFSQNWEYVGDDRFSGAIYANIFNMTVTKDGKPIVYLKEDRQSNRAKARIFNGTDWIAYGPENGFGPGSESELNIETDNDNNVVVVYEAVRGYGKRYSDRWRDLGGGSGVFSSGRTNYMDLVVSKKSNNPYVVYADEPNRNRATVRKFNNTARAWEFVGNFAFTNNIVRFTTIAVDTNETPYIAFQDRSLSAKISVMKFDGTNWVYVGDGGFIDGEAQYTSIAINSKNEVYIFYSNKENGNKGIVKKFDGTNWVNVGSSEIVTSGSAIFNQIKFSKNDTPYIAFKDGANEGKTTVMRFSKNDWETVGKVGFSNGSANVLSLHFDDSGNLFLGFSEANNVDFRASVMKFDTTTLSINETKFKDDKLEVFPNPSSNFIEIKTSANIKEICIYNTLGQRKIKQKIRKIDVSELNSGVYILSVITSNGKKEIRKFIKN, encoded by the coding sequence ATGAAAAAAATATTATTTATTTCGATTACACTTTTTTCAACAATCAGCCTTTTTTCTCAAAACTGGGAATATGTTGGAGATGACCGCTTTTCTGGGGCAATCTATGCAAACATATTTAATATGACTGTTACTAAAGATGGTAAACCAATTGTTTATTTAAAGGAAGACAGACAAAGTAATAGAGCAAAAGCAAGAATTTTTAATGGAACAGATTGGATTGCTTATGGTCCAGAAAATGGTTTTGGTCCAGGAAGTGAATCTGAATTAAATATTGAAACAGATAATGATAATAATGTAGTTGTTGTTTACGAAGCAGTAAGAGGTTATGGGAAAAGATATTCAGATAGATGGAGAGATTTAGGTGGAGGAAGTGGCGTTTTTTCATCAGGAAGAACAAATTATATGGATTTAGTTGTTTCTAAAAAGAGCAATAATCCTTATGTGGTTTATGCAGACGAACCCAATAGAAATCGTGCAACCGTTAGAAAATTTAATAACACAGCAAGAGCTTGGGAATTTGTAGGGAATTTTGCTTTTACAAATAATATTGTAAGATTTACTACGATTGCTGTTGATACAAATGAAACACCTTATATCGCTTTTCAAGATAGAAGTTTAAGTGCAAAAATTTCTGTTATGAAATTCGATGGAACAAACTGGGTGTATGTTGGTGATGGAGGTTTTATTGATGGTGAAGCACAATACACTTCTATTGCTATAAATTCTAAAAATGAAGTTTACATTTTTTACAGCAATAAAGAAAATGGAAATAAAGGAATTGTGAAAAAATTCGATGGAACAAATTGGGTGAATGTTGGTTCTTCTGAAATAGTTACATCTGGTTCTGCAATTTTTAACCAAATAAAATTTTCTAAAAATGATACGCCTTATATTGCTTTTAAAGATGGAGCAAATGAAGGAAAAACTACAGTAATGCGTTTTTCTAAAAATGATTGGGAAACTGTAGGTAAAGTAGGATTTTCTAATGGTTCTGCGAATGTTTTAAGTTTACATTTCGATGATTCTGGTAATTTATTCTTAGGTTTTAGTGAGGCTAATAATGTTGATTTTAGAGCGTCTGTAATGAAATTTGATACAACTACATTATCTATAAACGAAACAAAATTTAAAGACGATAAATTAGAGGTTTTTCCAAATCCTTCATCAAATTTTATTGAAATTAAAACATCAGCAAACATTAAAGAAATTTGTATTTATAATACTCTTGGTCAACGAAAAATAAAACAAAAGATCAGAAAAATAGATGTTTCTGAATTAAATTCAGGAGTTTATATTCTTTCAGTAATTACATCAAATGGAAAAAAAGAAATAAGGAAGTTTATTAAAAACTAA
- a CDS encoding M14 family metallopeptidase, which produces MKVKAFLLILILFTGTLCSQALQSPSEFLGYEIGSRFTRHHRVVDYFQYVSKTLSNVKMEKYGETNEHRPLYLSYISSQENINNLDQIRKDNLSQTGIVSGNATNKKAIVWLSYNVHGNEASSTEASMLTLYELVTNKKAWLENTIVIIDPCINPDGRDRYVNWYNQVKSTPFNVDQNAKEHREPWPGGRPNHYLFDLNRDWAWITQVESAQRIKMYNKWMPHIHVDFHEQYINNPYYFAPAAEPFHEIISDWQRDFQTQIGKNHAKYFDKEGWLYFTKESFDLLYPSYGDTYPTYMGAIGMTYEQAGHGMAGLGINTDEGEILTLKDRAIHHMTTGLSTVEISSQNAEKLNIEFKKFFNNNDLNYKSYVLKNDNEDKINRLKTLLDKHEIKYENAKKGSVKGYNYGNQINEKFDTSTNDLVIHTNQPKGKMVKVLFEPKAKVVDSLTYDITAWSLPYAHGINAIASNSIVNSSVKNSKNLINNSINKSAYAYISKWNSIDDATFLADLLKNNIVPRFTQKTFSADGKSYKEGTLIILRNDNRDEEFDSQLIKIADRNMRQLTAVSTGFSQSGVDFGSSSVKPINKQKIAVISGKATSSLSFGEIWHFFETQLKYPITNINSDNFGYTDISKYDVIVMPSGYYSSVLNKSTLEKVKKWTRSGGTLIAIGNAINSFADKEGFSLKKKKTNIKKDSNNLIPFADRERKGVANLITGSVFKSTLDNTHPLAFGYGKEYFSLKLGGTSYEYLKDGYNVGYFDENTKNVSGYAGSKAVKNVPKSLFIGEQPMGSGSVIYMVDNPLFRAFWENGKLFVANAVFLLNSDKLK; this is translated from the coding sequence ATGAAAGTTAAAGCATTTTTACTTATTCTTATTCTTTTTACTGGGACACTATGTTCTCAAGCTCTTCAATCTCCATCTGAATTTTTAGGTTACGAAATTGGATCTCGTTTTACCAGACATCATAGAGTTGTAGACTATTTCCAATACGTTAGTAAAACTTTGTCCAACGTTAAAATGGAAAAATATGGAGAAACAAACGAACACAGACCTTTGTATTTGAGTTATATTTCTTCACAAGAAAACATTAATAATTTAGACCAAATTAGAAAAGACAATCTTTCTCAAACTGGAATTGTTTCAGGAAATGCTACTAATAAAAAAGCAATTGTTTGGTTGAGTTATAATGTTCATGGTAATGAAGCTTCAAGTACAGAAGCATCCATGTTAACACTTTACGAATTGGTTACCAACAAAAAAGCATGGTTAGAAAACACAATTGTAATTATAGATCCATGTATAAATCCTGATGGAAGAGACAGATATGTAAATTGGTACAATCAAGTAAAAAGTACGCCTTTTAACGTGGATCAAAACGCAAAAGAACATAGAGAACCTTGGCCAGGAGGAAGACCAAATCATTATTTATTCGATTTAAATAGAGATTGGGCTTGGATTACACAAGTGGAATCTGCGCAAAGAATTAAAATGTACAACAAATGGATGCCACATATTCATGTCGATTTTCACGAACAATACATTAACAATCCGTATTATTTTGCACCAGCTGCAGAACCTTTTCACGAAATAATTTCTGATTGGCAACGTGATTTTCAAACACAAATTGGTAAAAATCACGCAAAATATTTCGACAAAGAAGGTTGGTTGTATTTTACAAAAGAAAGTTTCGATTTGTTGTACCCAAGTTATGGAGACACCTACCCAACTTATATGGGAGCAATAGGAATGACCTATGAACAAGCAGGACATGGAATGGCTGGTTTGGGAATAAATACAGATGAAGGCGAAATTTTAACGCTAAAAGACAGAGCAATTCATCATATGACAACTGGTTTATCTACTGTTGAAATTTCCTCACAAAATGCAGAAAAATTAAATATCGAATTTAAAAAATTCTTTAATAATAACGATTTAAATTATAAAAGTTATGTTCTAAAAAACGATAACGAAGATAAAATAAATCGTCTAAAAACATTATTGGACAAACACGAAATTAAGTACGAAAATGCTAAAAAAGGTTCTGTAAAAGGGTATAATTACGGAAATCAAATAAATGAAAAATTTGATACTTCTACCAACGATTTGGTGATTCATACAAATCAACCAAAAGGTAAAATGGTAAAAGTTTTATTCGAGCCAAAAGCAAAAGTAGTAGATTCTTTAACCTACGATATTACGGCTTGGTCTTTGCCTTACGCACATGGAATTAATGCTATTGCATCTAATTCTATAGTAAATTCGTCTGTAAAAAACAGTAAAAATTTAATTAATAATAGTATTAATAAATCGGCCTATGCTTACATTTCTAAATGGAATAGTATCGATGATGCTACATTTTTAGCAGATTTATTAAAAAACAATATCGTTCCAAGATTTACACAAAAAACATTTTCTGCGGATGGGAAATCGTACAAAGAAGGAACATTAATCATTTTAAGAAACGATAATAGAGATGAAGAATTTGATTCCCAATTAATAAAAATTGCCGATAGAAATATGCGTCAATTAACGGCTGTTTCTACTGGCTTTTCTCAATCTGGAGTAGATTTTGGTTCGTCTTCTGTAAAACCAATCAACAAACAAAAAATTGCGGTTATTTCTGGTAAAGCAACATCATCTTTAAGTTTTGGAGAAATTTGGCACTTTTTTGAAACACAATTAAAATACCCAATCACAAACATAAATTCTGATAATTTTGGCTATACAGACATCTCTAAATACGACGTAATTGTTATGCCAAGTGGTTATTATAGTTCGGTTTTAAATAAATCTACTTTAGAAAAAGTAAAAAAATGGACACGTTCTGGAGGAACTTTAATTGCCATTGGAAATGCTATAAATAGTTTTGCAGATAAAGAAGGTTTCTCGTTAAAAAAGAAAAAAACAAATATTAAAAAAGATAGCAATAACCTTATTCCTTTTGCAGATAGAGAAAGAAAAGGCGTTGCAAATTTAATTACAGGAAGTGTTTTTAAAAGTACTTTAGACAACACACATCCTTTGGCTTTTGGGTATGGAAAAGAATATTTTTCGTTAAAATTAGGCGGAACTTCTTATGAGTATTTAAAGGACGGCTACAATGTTGGTTATTTCGATGAAAACACGAAAAATGTTTCTGGTTACGCTGGAAGTAAAGCTGTAAAAAACGTGCCAAAATCTTTATTTATTGGCGAGCAACCAATGGGAAGTGGAAGCGTAATTTATATGGTAGACAACCCTTTGTTTAGAGCTTTCTGGGAAAATGGAAAGTTATTTGTTGCAAATGCCGTTTTCTTATTGAATTCAGATAAATTGAAATAA
- the bshC gene encoding bacillithiol biosynthesis cysteine-adding enzyme BshC — protein MKLTQIPFKDTGFFSKTMLDYLEQKEAIKPFYNNFPDITGFHNQIEEKEKSYRLQSRLTLVNGLGNQYKKFDVSEKTSENIALLKQQNTFTVTTGHQLNLFTGPLYFLYKIISAINLAEELSEKFTDKNFVPIYWMATEDHDFDEINYFNFEGKKVLWNRKDGGAVGRFSTEGLETVFEVFSNQLGNSKNAEQLKELFKKGYLEHTNLADATRFIANELFKEYGLVIIDGDDKHLKELFIPFVKDELDNETSFKEVSKTITKLEKEYKIQVNPREINLFYLSENSRERIIFEDGVYKVNNTEITFSKDEILKEVDENPLAFSPNVIMRPLYQEVILPNLCYIGGGGEMAYWFELKNYFEKVNVPFPILLLRNSVQVVSEKQQKKLHNLDISHQELFMNQHKLLSKKVVENSDIKISFGDKINYLEEQFAELKQVAEKTDVSFIGAVKAQEVKQIKGLKNLEKRLLTAEKRRQNDLVERITELQNQILPNQSLEERQRNFSEYYLEYGSAFIKALKEGLKPLELEFTILEM, from the coding sequence ATGAAATTAACACAAATTCCTTTTAAAGACACTGGTTTTTTCTCTAAAACAATGCTCGATTATTTAGAGCAAAAAGAAGCTATAAAGCCGTTTTACAATAATTTCCCTGATATTACTGGTTTTCATAATCAAATTGAAGAAAAAGAGAAATCTTACAGATTGCAATCTAGATTGACTTTGGTAAATGGTTTGGGAAATCAATACAAAAAATTTGATGTTTCAGAAAAAACTTCTGAGAATATAGCATTATTAAAACAACAAAATACATTTACAGTAACTACAGGACATCAATTAAACTTATTTACGGGTCCTTTATACTTCTTATATAAAATAATCTCTGCAATTAATTTAGCTGAAGAATTATCAGAAAAATTTACTGATAAAAATTTTGTTCCAATTTATTGGATGGCAACAGAAGACCATGATTTTGATGAAATTAATTACTTTAATTTTGAAGGGAAAAAAGTATTGTGGAACAGAAAAGATGGTGGTGCAGTTGGTAGATTTTCTACGGAAGGATTAGAAACTGTTTTTGAAGTTTTTTCTAATCAATTAGGGAATTCTAAAAATGCAGAACAATTAAAAGAGCTTTTCAAAAAAGGATATTTAGAGCATACTAATTTAGCAGATGCCACACGTTTTATTGCCAACGAATTGTTTAAAGAATATGGTTTGGTAATTATTGATGGCGATGATAAACATTTAAAAGAGTTATTTATTCCGTTTGTAAAAGACGAATTAGACAATGAAACTTCTTTTAAAGAAGTTTCTAAAACAATTACTAAATTAGAAAAGGAATATAAAATACAAGTAAATCCGAGAGAAATCAATTTGTTTTATTTGAGTGAAAATTCTCGTGAACGAATTATTTTTGAAGATGGAGTTTATAAAGTAAACAATACAGAAATCACTTTTTCGAAAGATGAAATTTTAAAAGAAGTTGATGAAAACCCTTTAGCATTTTCGCCAAACGTAATTATGCGACCTTTATACCAAGAAGTTATTTTACCAAACTTATGTTATATTGGAGGAGGAGGAGAAATGGCTTATTGGTTTGAGCTGAAAAACTATTTCGAAAAAGTAAATGTGCCTTTTCCCATTTTATTATTGCGAAATTCTGTACAAGTTGTATCTGAAAAGCAACAAAAAAAGTTACATAATTTAGATATTTCTCATCAGGAGTTATTTATGAATCAACATAAATTACTATCTAAAAAAGTAGTAGAAAATTCTGATATTAAAATTAGCTTTGGCGACAAAATCAATTATTTAGAAGAGCAATTTGCCGAGTTAAAACAAGTCGCAGAAAAGACAGATGTTTCTTTTATTGGAGCTGTAAAAGCCCAAGAAGTAAAACAAATAAAAGGATTAAAGAATTTAGAGAAACGTTTATTAACAGCGGAAAAAAGAAGACAAAACGATTTGGTTGAAAGAATAACAGAACTTCAAAACCAGATTTTACCAAACCAAAGTTTAGAAGAAAGACAACGTAACTTTTCTGAATATTATTTAGAATATGGAAGTGCTTTTATAAAGGCTTTAAAAGAAGGGTTAAAACCTTTAGAATTAGAATTTACAATACTTGAAATGTAA
- the rlmF gene encoding 23S rRNA (adenine(1618)-N(6))-methyltransferase RlmF: protein MKDKGLHPKNKFNKGYNFDELIKVNPAIKEFVSENEYGTTTIDFSNPKAVKELNKGLLFSFDKISVWDFPDENLCPPIPGRLDYIHHLADLLSSEENIKILDIGTGATCIYPLLGVAEYNWNFVATDIDLDSLDTAQDIIDDNKLEQNIILRQQKDENNILKGILEEGDSFSATMCNPPFYKSAEEAQGANKRKNRNLGNSAVRNFSGNNNELWYVGGEKAFLHNYLYESSLYKTSSKWFTSLVSKKENVESLEKSSKKLGATEFKVIPLSQGNKVTRIVCWRF from the coding sequence ATGAAAGACAAAGGACTTCACCCAAAAAATAAATTTAATAAAGGTTATAATTTTGATGAATTAATCAAAGTAAATCCAGCCATAAAAGAATTTGTTTCCGAAAACGAATATGGTACAACAACCATCGATTTTTCCAATCCAAAAGCAGTAAAAGAACTCAATAAAGGGTTACTTTTTTCTTTTGATAAAATTTCTGTTTGGGATTTTCCTGATGAAAATTTATGTCCGCCAATTCCTGGACGATTAGATTATATTCATCATTTGGCAGATTTACTTTCTTCCGAAGAAAACATAAAAATTTTAGATATTGGAACAGGAGCAACCTGTATTTATCCACTTTTGGGAGTTGCTGAATACAATTGGAATTTTGTTGCCACAGACATCGATTTAGATTCTTTGGACACAGCACAAGATATTATAGATGATAATAAACTAGAGCAAAATATTATTTTACGCCAACAAAAAGATGAAAATAATATTTTAAAAGGAATCTTAGAAGAAGGAGATTCGTTTTCGGCAACGATGTGTAATCCGCCTTTTTACAAATCTGCAGAAGAAGCACAAGGAGCAAATAAACGTAAGAATAGGAATTTAGGAAATAGTGCTGTCAGAAATTTCTCTGGAAACAACAACGAATTATGGTATGTTGGAGGAGAAAAAGCTTTTTTACATAATTATTTGTATGAAAGCTCTTTGTATAAAACTTCAAGTAAATGGTTTACAAGTTTGGTTTCTAAAAAGGAAAACGTAGAAAGTTTAGAAAAGTCATCCAAAAAATTAGGCGCAACTGAATTTAAGGTAATTCCATTAAGTCAAGGAAATAAAGTAACTAGAATTGTTTGTTGGAGATTTTAA